One Saccharomyces kudriavzevii IFO 1802 strain IFO1802 genome assembly, chromosome: 7 DNA segment encodes these proteins:
- the NUP49 gene encoding FG-nucleoporin NUP49 (similar to Saccharomyces cerevisiae NUP49 (YGL172W); ancestral locus Anc_8.125) yields the protein MFGFSKASSTPAGGLFGQAGGPSTGNTGTGFSFGGNQAGQNAAPGTGGLFGAKPAGSTMPGSAGGLGASFGQQQQPQGNAFGGGNTTGGGLFGSKPTNIGSTGGGLFAAGASSNPGGGLFGNSNSTGSANTGLFAPKPAGGSSLFGNTNTSSAPAQGQGLFGAKPTGASLFGNNTGNTATGGGLFGSKPAGTTSLFGSSNNNNNNNSMNTSVGSLGNQQQQQQPQMQSALQNLFQLPITPMTRISELPPQIRQEIEQLDQYIQKQVQISHHLKADTKDHDELIDSIPRDVAYLLKSESATSQYLKQDLKKISSFKSLIDEDLLDTQTFSVLLQQLLTPGSKISSNELDKFFQKKIQLYEKKLEDYSRILSDIETAVNGIDTDLFGAPSNPNATTIGDLASSEAEDLLQLKTGLGAIVSTVIEEFTLFMDIAERIAVLHQKMKSLASKTI from the coding sequence ATGTTTGGATTTAGTAAGGCATCTTCGACACCTGCCGGAGGGCTCTTTGGCCAAGCTGGTGGGCCCAGCACTGGAAACACGGGTActggattttcttttggcgGAAATCAAGCTGGACAAAATGCAGCTCCTGGTACAGGAGGACTGTTTGGCGCTAAGCCAGCTGGCTCAACCATGCCTGGTTCAGCTGGTGGATTGGGTGCCTCATTTGgccagcagcagcaacctCAGGGGAACGCGTTCGGAGGAGGAAACACCACGGGAGGTGGTCTCTTCGGTAGCAAACCTACTAATATAGGAAGCACCGGCGGTGGGTTGTTTGCTGCTGGTGCCAGTAGCAACCCAGGAGGTGGTCTGTTTGGTAATAGTAACAGTACAGGTAGTGCAAACACCGGGTTATTCGCTCCCAAACCTGCAGGCGGTTCTTCCTTGTTCGGCAACACAAATACTTCTTCAGCTCCTGCACAAGGTCAGGGTCTTTTTGGTGCAAAACCAACGGGTGCGTCTTTATTCGGCAACAACACAGGTAACACGGCCACTGGCGGGGGGTTGTTTGGTTCCAAGCCGGCGGGAACCACCTCTTTGTTTGGATcatcaaataataataataataataatagcatGAATACCTCAGTAGGATCACTCGGCaatcagcagcagcagcaacaaccaCAAATGCAGTCTGCGTTGCAGAATCTGTTTCAGCTCCCCATCACTCCAATGACACGAATCTCTGAGTTGCCACCCCAGATACGTCAAGAAATCGAGCAACTAGACCAATACATTCAAAAGCAAGTACAGATTTCACACCACCTGAAGGCTGATACAAAAGATCATGATGAATTGATAGATTCCATTCCTCGTGATGTAGCATACTTGCTGAAGTCAGAATCAGCAACAAGTCAATATTTAAAgcaagatttgaagaaaatatcctCATTTAAATCACTGATCGATGAAGACCTGTTAGACACGCAAACTTTTTCGGTGCTTTTACAGCAACTTCTCACCCCAGGAAGTAAAATATCTTCTAATGAATTGGACAAATTCttccagaagaaaattcaactttacgagaaaaaattggaagacTACTCCCGCATTCTTTCAGATATAGAAACTGCGGTCAATGGTATCGACACCGATTTATTTGGCGCACCTAGTAATCCAAATGCCACTACTATTGGAGACTTAGCTTCATCCGAAGCAGAAGACCTGCTACAATTAAAGACGGGCCTTGGTGCCATTGTTTCCACtgtcattgaagaattcaCTCTGTTCATGGATATTGCTGAGAGGATCGCTGTTCTACaccaaaaaatgaaatcattgGCATCAAAAACCATATAA
- the SPO74 gene encoding Spo74p (similar to Saccharomyces cerevisiae SPO74 (YGL170C); ancestral locus Anc_8.120): MGSSNFSNGLEKENLSSRIHLDLSTQQNMNSQGGGTTGLESNMNKPMNQKSANDKERTCRSETDGNGFNEKDLREGFGNTGDCCDGLRLIPDSSLNAKEIQLKNWENFWCNTEGYKSKHIQPFHFTSGLEEIKEPVMDLNISTSPYKGQRPNSAPTECSAATTTITKIQLEVSFLKTNLLTYIKKEIDICLSSVAFFDDAVQIQKKFLECRDIDLDEEYELKILGEILNELNFFHMQENSLLNRELAVRKFSNQPENQHPTSIRSFRNPHMTINTLHSPQRVLKRNGKSFEESYEYTNNSSNFWGEKAEFQNSINGGTPYCFSSNNLCQTKPFMPFGNQTEASFERNPDNKQRFNSGRSIQNGMEARSYREGLNDSYQKGYAEMTKSFGNVDLNRMSKRGNETTYNWSRN, encoded by the coding sequence atgggAAGTAGCAATTTTTCGAATGGgttagaaaaggaaaacctTTCAAGCAGAATTCATTTGGATTTGAGTACCCAACAAAACATGAACTCCCAAGGTGGTGGCACCACCGGCCTGGAAAGTAACATGAATAAACCTATGAATCAGAAGTCAGCAAATGATAAAGAGAGAACATGTCGTAGTGAGACGGACGGTAATGGATTTAATGAGAAAGATTTACGCGAAGGATTCGGCAATACAGGAGATTGTTGTGATGGCCTAAGGTTGATTCCTGATTCCAGTTTAAATGCTAAGGAgattcaattgaaaaattgggaaaatttttggtgCAATACAGAAGGTTACAAATCTAAACACATTCAACCTTTTCATTTTACGAGCGGtttagaagaaataaaggaaCCAGTCATGGATTTAAACATATCAACTTCGCCATACAAAGGTCAAAGGCCAAATTCAGCACCAACTGAGTGTTCTGCCGCTACCACAACAATCACTAAAATTCAGTTAGAAGTgagttttttgaaaactaaCTTGCTTACATATATTAAAAAAGAGATTGACATTTGTTTGTCAAGCGTAGCATTTTTCGATGACGCAGTGCAAATCCAGAAGAAATTCTTGGAATGCAGGGATATCGACTTGGATGAAGAGTacgaattgaaaattttgggtgaaatcttgaatgaattgaatttctttcatatGCAAGAAAACTCCCTACTAAATAGAGAGTTGGCAGTTCGTAAATTTTCGAACCAACCTGAAAATCAACATCCTACCTCTATTAGAAGTTTCAGAAATCCACATATGACAATAAACACTTTGCATTCTCCTCAAAGggtattgaaaagaaatggcAAGTCTTTTGAGGAGAGCTACGAGTACACAAACAATTCTTCTAATTTCTGGGGGGAAAAAGcagaatttcaaaactcCATAAACGGTGGGACGCCGTATTGTTTCAGCTCGAATAATTTATGTCAGACTAAACCGTTTATGCCATTTGGAAATCAAACTGAAGCTTCATTTGAGAGAAATCCAGACAACAAGCAACGTTTCAACTCTGGAAGAAGTATACAAAATGGGATGGAAGCAAGGTCTTACAGAGAAGGACTAAATGATAGTTATCAGAAGGGATATGCTGAAATGACAAAATCTTTTGGAAATGTAGATTTGAATAGAATGTCCAAAAGAGGTAATGAAACAACGTATAACTGGTCACGCAATTGA
- the YRB30 gene encoding Yrb30p (similar to Saccharomyces cerevisiae YRB30 (YGL164C); ancestral locus Anc_8.107), with product MDEILAKAGSQAVTFAIKSGISIASTYALKTITNFVIQIPKGDARRIDQLKFKLESRMAIVSSAIDLIKLVAARGNTNLQITLRLTKDLKEEIDRFDEKINEMTERVEGSRSAKTQNEAIKAVENYIKDLLLRIEEITPFINLSLTTSGANLNSALPHQVSPGLLLKASDFVNESNRNYGNAVERNGKQKKEKENLKVRVGPTFEVTLFSIFYNLTSESNGQSGIVWKEDMKRARIEVYRQHSSEKKYDYFMKIEQDFNDGRYHENDDKEDTPQELAIDLNHIKKLFFSVSGKLLRLEEQDSPVLVLKIDRHDDKENVAGEVEKGLLDDIAWYAVSGYEEAEEEEEEEEEEEEDEEENEEGDGEEEEEKEEEKKSENKSSSITLLEYIIRLTSLQSNDQTSILEVSDERLSIYLNDENANSRKDGITDSTIKETEQKLQNLKL from the coding sequence ATGGATGAGATTCTTGCCAAAGCCGGTTCACAGGCCGTTACATTTGCTATAAAATCCGGGATATCAATAGCCTCGACATATGCATTGAAGACAATAACAAACTTTGTCATTCAGATTCCTAAGGGTGACGCTAGAAGGATAGATCAATTGAAGTTTAAATTGGAAAGTCGCATGGCTATAGTTTCCAGTGCCATTGACCTGATAAAACTGGTAGCGGCAAGGGGGAATACGAATTTACAAATCACTTTAAGATTAACTAAGGATTTGAAAGAGGAGATTGACAGGTTTGATGAGAAGATCAACGAAATGACGGAAAGAGTCGAGGGTTCAAGAAGTGCGAAAACGCAGAATGAAGCTATAAAAGCAGTGGAGAATTATATCAAAGACCTGTTATTGAGGATAGAAGAAATTACTCCATTTATCAATCTTTCTTTAACCACATCTGGCGCCAATCTGAATAGCGCACTTCCTCACCAGGTCTCACCAGGTTTGCTATTAAAAGCCTCTGATTTTGTTAATGAAAGCAATAGAAATTATGGAAATGCAGTAGAACGCAatggaaaacaaaagaaggaaaaagaaaatttaaagGTTCGAGTGGGACCTACTTTTGAAGTTACGttgttttctattttctATAATTTGACTTCAGAGAGCAATGGTCAGTCAGGTATCGTTTGGAAAGAGGACATGAAGCGAGCACGAATCGAAGTATATAGGCAACAttcttcagaaaaaaagtatgatTATTTCATGAAAATAGAACAGGATTTCAATGATGGTAGATATCATGAGAATGATGACAAGGAGGATACCCCACAAGAACTCGCCATAGATTTGAATCATATAAAGAAGCTGTTTTTCAGCGTTTCTGGTAAACTTCTTCGATTAGAAGAACAGGATTCTCCAGTGTTGGTGTTGAAGATTGATCGTCACGATGACAAGGAAAATGTGGCGGGTGAAGTGGAGAAAGGTCTTCTTGACGACATTGCTTGGTATGCGGTAAGTGGATATGAAGAAgcggaagaagaagaagaagaagaagaagaagaagaagaggatgaggaAGAGAATGAAGAGGGAGATggagaggaagaagaagagaaagaagaggaaaagaaatcggAGAACAAGAGTTCATCCATCACGTTACTGGAATATATTATCCGGTTGACGTCTTTACAAAGCAACGATCAGACAAGTATATTGGAAGTTAGCGATGAAAGATTGTCTATAtatttgaatgatgaaaacgCCAACTCCAGAAAAGATGGAATCACCGACTCTACAATTAAAGAGACTGaacaaaaactacaaaaCTTGAAACTTTAA
- the CUP2 gene encoding Cup2p (similar to Saccharomyces cerevisiae CUP2 (YGL166W) and HAA1 (YPR008W); ancestral locus Anc_8.106): protein MVVINGIKYACETCIRGHRAAQCTHTDGPLQMIRRKGRPSTTCGHCKELRRTKNFNPSGGCMCASARRLATGSEDDESRCRCDEGEPCRCHTRRKTSRKQKAGSCHSRASPEAASASNLGALDLEAFLGLNDPSSYGNAAVTLSSLKSPVQNDDTNADSIDDLNLSPLGTFEQDPDKLPDPSSANDNVTANATADSPLNDIDIPFSINELNELYKQVSPHT from the coding sequence ATGGTGGTAATCAACGGGATCAAATATGCCTGTGAAACGTGTATCAGGGGCCACAGAGCGGCGCAGTGTACTCACACAGATGGTCCCCTGCAGATGATCAGACGCAAGGGAAGACCATCGACTACCTGTGGCCATTGTAAAGAACTGAGAAGAACCAAGAACTTTAACCCTTCCGGTGGGTGCATGTGTGCTTCTGCACGACGGCTAGCGACTGGGAGTGAGGATGACGAATCACGGTGTCGTTGTGATGAAGGTGAGCCTTGTAGATGTCATACTAGGAGGAAAACCAGTAGGAAGCAGAAGGCAGGATCATGCCATAGCAGAGCAAGTCCTGAAGCGGCGAGCGCCAGCAATCTTGGAGCGTTAGATCTGGAGGCTTTTTTGGGTCTGAATGACCCCTCGTCGTATGGAAACGCAGCTGTCACACTGTCCAGTTTGAAGTCACCTGTGCAAAACGATGACACCAATGCAGATAGTATTGATGACCTGAATTTGTCTCCCCTCGGTACATTTGAGCAAGACCCCGATAAACTTCCGGATCCTTCCAGTGCTAATGACAATGTAACCGCCAATGCAACGGCAGACTCTCCTCTAAATGATATTGATATTCCATTTTCTATCAATGAGCTGAACGAGCTATACAAGCAAGTATCACCGCACActtaa
- the ROK1 gene encoding RNA-dependent ATPase ROK1 (similar to Saccharomyces cerevisiae ROK1 (YGL171W); ancestral locus Anc_8.124), protein MDIFKVLTRGASVKKETGLKAKAADYSVINEKNANHKKDNNEGQITKELDFFRNKRIISEVENGKEEKTRENDLNEGDDSGSEDGEIIKPVITNAAEASALRKSYKGNVSGSDVPLPIGSFEDLISRFSFDKRLLNNLVENGFTEPTPIQNECIPVALNNRDILACGPTGSGKTLAFLIPLVQQIIDDKHTSGLKGLIISPTKELASQIFIECFKLSHKIFLEKKRPLQVALLSKSLGAKLKNKVISDKKYDIIISTPLRLIDVVKKEALDLSRVKHLIFDEADKLFDKTFVEQSDDILSACKEPALRKAMFSATIPSSVEEIAQSIMMDPIRVIIGHKEAANTNIEQKLIFCGNEEGKLIAIRQLVQEGEFKPPIIIFLESIARAKALYHELMYDRINVDVIHAERTVLQRDRIIERFKSGELWCLICTDVLARGIDFKGVNLVINYDVPESSQAYVHRIGRTGRAGRSGKAVTFYTKQDSVAIKPIINVMKQSGCEVSKWMDKMAKLTKREKESIKNGKAHTERKQITTVPKTDRIKRRRQQEMIVASKRRKNEGL, encoded by the coding sequence ATGGATATTTTTAAAGTGTTAACTAGGGGCGCTTCAGTGAAGAAAGAGACTGGTCTAAAAGCAAAGGCAGCAGATTACAGTGTcataaatgaaaaaaatgcaaatcataagaaagataataatgaagGTCAGATCACAAAAGAGCTCGATTTCTTTCGAAACAAAAGAATTATCAGCGAGGTGGAGAATGGAAAGGAGGAGAAGACAAGGGAGAATGATTTGAACGAGGGAGATGACAGCGGCAGTGAAGATGGAGAGATAATAAAACCGGTGATAACCAATGCAGCTGAGGCGTCTGCCTTAAGAAAATCGTATAAGGGTAATGTGTCAGGTTCAGATGTGCCTTTACCTATAGGTTCGTTTGAAGATTTAATTTCTAGGTTTTCATTCGATAAGCGTCTGCTGAATAATTTGGTTGAAAACGGATTCACTGAGCCTACCCCTATTCAAAATGAATGCATTCCTGTTGCTCTTAACAATAGAGACATCTTGGCATGTGGTCCAACTGGGTCCGGTAAGACCTTGGCATTTTTGATTCCGCTAGTCCAACAAATTATTGACGACAAGCATACTTCAGGATTGAAGGGTTTGATCATTTCTCCTACAAAAGAATTAGCGAGCCAAATTTTCATCGAGTGTTTTAAGCTGTCTCATAAgatattcttggaaaaaaagagaccCCTTCAAGTTGCTCTATTATCTAAATCTTTGGGCGccaaattaaaaaataagGTAATTAGTGACAAGAAGTATGACATCATCATCTCTACCCCATTGAGACTAATTGATGTTGTGAAAAAGGAAGCTCTTGACCTTTCGAGGGTTAAACATTTGATTTTCGACGAGGCTGATAAATTGTTTGACAAGACATTTGTTGAACAAAGTGACGACATTCTTAGTGCTTGCAAAGAGCCAGCGCTGCGTAAGGCAATGTTTTCTGCCACAATTCCATCAAGTGTAGAAGAAATCGCACAAAGTATAATGATGGATCCTATCAGAGTCATCATTGGTCATAAAGAAGCGGCAAATACAAACATTGAACAAAAGTTAATATTTTGTGGTAATGAAGAGGGTAAACTAATTGCAATTAGACAACTTGTTCAGGAAGGGGAGTTTAAGCCaccaataataatatttttagAATCTATCGCGAGAGCAAAGGCATTATATCATGAGTTGATGTACGACAGAATTAATGTTGATGTAATTCATGCAGAAAGAACAGTTTTACAAAGAGATAGAATTATTGAACGATTTAAGTCAGGTGAGTTGTGGTGTTTGATCTGTACCGATGTCCTAGCTCGTGGGATTGATTTCAAAGGTGTCAATTTAGTCATCAATTATGATGTTCCAGAATCTTCTCAGGCCTATGTCCACAGAATTGGTAGAACAGGTAGAGCCGGCCGATCAGGTAAGGCTGTTACATTTTATACTAAGCAAGACTCAGTAGCTATCAAACCGATAATCAACGTAATGAAACAAAGTGGTTGCGAAGTATCTAAATGGATGGATAAAATGGCTAAACTGACCAAAAGGGAGAAGGAAAGTATAAAGAATGGTAAGGCACATACAGAAAGAAAGCAGATCACTACTGTACCCAAGACTGATAGAATTAAAAGAAGACGTCAACAAGAAATGATTGTAGCatccaaaagaagaaaaaatgaagggCTTTGA
- the SUA5 gene encoding threonylcarbamoyladenylate synthase (similar to Saccharomyces cerevisiae SUA5 (YGL169W); ancestral locus Anc_8.111) yields MYLRRYFLTMKSKALFDTKVLKVNPLSIRFSPTAHIDGSLPIISDPETEAALLEAARIIRDTDETVAFPTETVYGLGGSALNDNSVLSIYKAKNRPSDNPLITHVSSIDQLNRKIFNQTHLSDASLFDNIPAIYRPLISSLWPGPLTILLPVSSSDCSTLSKLTTADQPTFAVRIPANPVARALIALSDTPIAAPSANASTRPSPTLASHVYHDLKDKIPMILDGGACKVGVESTVVDGLCNPPMLLRPGGFTYEEITKLGGEAWSHCKVENKKTVEEGERVRTPGMKYRHYSPSAKVILLIPYTKDNIINGKENKMLMLNRLIKTELQANKNIHKIAILTSLKLQDSNLQSSILNDPDFCSTTFIIERLGQTGEEIQANLFAALRKVDETDNVDLIFVEGIGEEGEGLAVMNRLRKAAANNCIQF; encoded by the coding sequence ATGTATCTGCGACGATATTTTCTAACAATGAAATCGAAAGCACTATTTGATACTAAGGTTTTAAAAGTAAACCCACTATCAATTCGTTTCTCTCCGACTGCACATATAGATGGATCCTTGCCGATAATAAGTGACCCTGAAACAGAGGCAGCATTACTAGAGGCAGCGAGGATTATAAGAGACACAGATGAAACAGTGGCCTTTCCTACCGAGACTGTCTATGGGCTTGGAGGCTCTGCGTTGAACGACAATTCCGTGCTTAGTATATATAAAGCCAAGAATAGACCTAGCGACAATCCTTTGATCACACACGTTTCATCAATTGATCAACTTAATAGGAAGATCTTTAATCAAACGCATCTTTCAGACGCATCTTTGTTTGACAACATACCGGCAATTTATCGGCCTTTGATTTCAAGTCTTTGGCCCGGTCCACTAACCATTCTTTTGCCAGTATCATCCTCAGATTGTAGCACGTTATCTAAGTTAACCACCGCAGACCAACCTACGTTTGCGGTACGTATACCTGCTAATCCAGTGGCTAGAGCATTAATCGCTTTGAGTGATACGCCAATAGCTGCACCCTCAGCAAATGCGTCTACTAGGCCATCTCCGACTTTAGCATCCCATGTTTACCATGACTTAAAGGATAAAATTCCCATGATTCTCGATGGAGGAGCGTGCAAAGTTGGCGTAGAAAGTACCGTCGTCGATGGTCTATGCAATCCTCCAATGCTACTGCGACCTGGTGGTTTTACTTATGAGGAAATCACTAAACTAGGCGGTGAGGCTTGGTCTCACTGCAAGGttgagaataaaaaaacagtCGAAGAAGGTGAAAGGGTAAGAACGCCCGGTATGAAGTATAGACATTATTCCCCTTCGGCTAAGGTTATTTTGTTGATTCCCTATACTAAAGacaatattatcaatggAAAGGAGAATAAGATGCTGATGCTGAATAGATTGATTAAAACTGAGCTACAAgccaataaaaatatacacAAAATTGCTATACTAACTTCCCTAAAATTACAGGATTCCAATCTACAATCCAGTATCCTTAATGACCCTGATTTTTGCTCGACAACTTTCATCATCGAAAGACTTGGGCAAACAGGTGAAGAAATACAAGCTAACCTTTTTGCTGCTTTGAGAAAGGTAGATGAAACTGATAACGTTGACTTGATATTTGTTGAGGGTATAGGCGAGGAAGGAGAGGGGTTGGCTGTTATGAATAGATTAAGAAAAGCAGCTGCAAATAACTGCATACAATTTTAA
- the PMR1 gene encoding Ca(2+)/Mn(2+)-transporting P-type ATPase PMR1 (similar to Saccharomyces cerevisiae PMR1 (YGL167C); ancestral locus Anc_8.112) gives MSDNPFNASLLDDDSNRERELLDAATEALTKPSPSLEYCTLSADETLEKLETDGNNGLRSSNEANNRRSFYGPNEITVEDDENLFKKFLSNFIEDRMILLLIGSAVVSLFMGNIDDAVSITLAIFIVVTVGFIQEYRSEKSLEALNKLVPAECHLMRCGQESHVLASTLVPGDLVHFRIGDRIPADLRIIEATDLSIDESNLTGENEPVHKSSQTIEKSSFNDQPNSIVPIAERSCIAYMGTLVKEGHGKGIVVGTGTNTSFGAVFEMMNNIEKPKTPLQLTMDKLGKDLSLASFIVIGMICLVGIIQGRSWLEMFQISVSLAVAAIPEGLPIIVTVTLALGVLRMAKRKAIVRRLPSVETLGSVNVICSDKTGTLTSNHMTISKLWCLDSMSNKLNVLSLDKNKKTKNSSGNLKNYLTEDVKETLIIGNLCNNASFSQEHATFLGNPTDVALLEQLANFEMPDIRNTVQKVQELPFNSKRKLMATKILNPADNKCTVYVKGAFEKILEYSTSYLKSKGKKTEKLTDAQKDTINECANSMASEGLRVLGFAKLTLSDSSTPLTEDLIKDLTFTGLIGMNDPPRPNVKFAIEQLLQGGVHIIMITGDSENTAVNIARQIGIPVIDPKLSVLSGDKLDKMSDDQLANVIDHVNIFARATPEHKLNIVRALRKRGDVVAMTGDGVNDAPALKLSDIGVSMGRIGTDVAKEASDMVLTDDDFSTILTAIEEGKGIFNNIQNFLTFQLSTSVAALSLVALSTAFKLPNPLNAMQILWINILMDGPPAQSLGVEPVDHEVMKKPPRKRTDKILTHEVLKRLLTTAACIIIGTVYIFVKEMAEDGKVTARDTTMTFTCFVFFDMFNALACRHNTKSIFEIGFFTNKMFNYAVGLSLLGQMCAIYIPFFQSIFKTERLGFSDILLLLLISSTVFIVDELRKLWARKMNERDPTYYSNV, from the coding sequence ATGAGTGATAATCCATTTAATGCGAGTCTACTTGATGACGACTCAAACCGCGAGAGAGAATTGCTAGACGCCGCCACGGAGGCCCTTACAAAACCAAGCCCTTCCTTAGAATACTGTACTTTGTCCGCAGATGAAACCCTCgaaaaacttgaaactGATGGGAACAATGGTTTGCGATCTTCTAATGAAGCTAACAATAGAAGATCATTTTATGGCCCTAATGAAATAACCGTAGAGGATGACGaaaatcttttcaagaagTTCCTATCcaattttattgaagatCGCATGATCCTACTATTGATAGGGTCGGCTGTCGTCTCTCTCTTTATGGGTAACATCGATGATGCTGTTAGTATTACATTGGCCATTTTTATCGTGGTTACCGTCGGCTTTATCCAAGAATATAGatctgaaaaatctttAGAGGCTCTAAATAAGTTGGTGCCTGCTGAATGTCATTTAATGAGGTGTGGTCAGGAGAGTCATGTGTTGGCCTCGACCTTGGTTCCGGGCGATCTGGTTCATTTCAGAATCGGTGACAGAATCCCCGCTGATCTTAGAATCATTGAAGCCACCGATTTGTCCATTGACGAAAGTAATCTAACCGGTGAAAATGAACCGGTGCACAAGTCCTCACAAACCATTGAgaaatcttctttcaacgATCAGCCTAACTCAATTGTACCGATCGCTGAGAGATCCTGTATAGCGTACATGGGTACTTTGGTCAAAGAAGGCCATGGTAAGGGTATTGTGGTTGGAACGGGTACAAACACATCCTTTGGTGCTGTCTTCGAAATGATGAATAACATCGAAAAGCCAAAGACTCCGCTGCAATTAACAATGGATAAACTAGGAAAAGATCTGTCATTGGCTAGTTTCATAGTTATTGGTATGATTTGTTTAGTTGGTATCATCCAAGGTAGATCTTGGCTGGAAATGTTCCAAATATCGGTTTCATTAGCAGTTGCTGCAATCCCAGAGGGTTTACCGATTATTGTCACTGTTACTTTGGCGTTAGGTGTTTTAAGAATGGCTAAGCGTAAAGCTATTGTAAGGAGATTGCCAAGTGTCGAAACTTTAGGCTCTGTCAACGTCATTTGCTCCGATAAGACAGGTACTTTGACTTCAAACCATATGACTATATCAAAACTTTGGTGCTTAGATAGTATGTCTAATAAGCTAAACGTCTTGTCATTAgacaaaaacaagaagacaaaaaatTCTAGTGGCAATCTAAAAAACTACTTAACTGAAGACGTTAAGGAAACATTAATTATCGGAAACCTTTGTAATAATGCATCTTTTTCCCAGGAACATGCTACATTTTTGGGGAATCCAACCGACGTGGCCCTTTTAGAACAATTagcaaattttgaaatgcCTGATATTAGAAACACCGTTCAAAAGGTGCAAGAACTTCCATTCAattctaaaagaaaattaatgGCTACCAAGATCCTCAATCCCGCCGACAATAAATGTACAGTCTATGTTAAAGGTGCATTCGAAAAAATTCTGGAATACTCTACAAGTTACCTGAAATCtaaaggcaaaaaaacagaaaaattgacTGATGCTCAAAAAGATACAATCAATGAATGTGCAAATTCGATGGCATCTGAAGGTTTACGTGTTCTTGGATTTGCTAAACTAACATTATCTGATTCATCAACTCCACTAACTGAAGACTTGATCAAAGATTTAACCTTTACGGGGTTAATCGGTATGAACGACCCCCCAAGACCCAACGTTAAGTTCGCCATTGAACAACTATTACAAGGGGGTGTCCATATTATTATGATCACTGGTGATTCTGAGAATACCGCTGTAAACATTGCACGACAAATTGGCATTCCAGTCATTGATCCAAAGCTTTCTGTTTTATCCGGCGATAAGTTGGATAAGATGTCTGATGATCAACTTGCTAATGTAATTGACCACGTTAATATATTTGCTCGTGCCACACCCGAGCACAAATTAAATATTGTTCGTGCcttaagaaaaagaggtGATGTCGTAGCAATGACTGGTGACGGTGTCAACGATGCTCCTGCGTTAAAACTTTCAGATATTGGTGTCTCCATGGGTAGAATCGGCACAGATGTTGCGAAAGAAGCTTCAGATATGGTTTTAACTGACGATGATTTCAGTACTATCTTAACTGCCATTGAAGAGGGTAAAGGTATTTTTAATaacattcaaaatttcctAACCTTTCAATTGTCTACCTCTGTTGCTGCGCTATCGTTGGTAGCCCTATCTACAGCATTTAAACTCCCCAACCCATTGAATGCAATGCAAATTCTTTGGATCAACATTTTAATGGACGGTCCACCAGCTCAGTCTTTAGGTGTGGAACCTGTCGATCATGAAGTTATGAAGAAACCTCCAAGAAAACGTACCGATAAAATTTTGACTCATGAAGTGTTGAAGCGTTTGCTAACCACTGCGGCTTGCATCATCATAGGGACGGTTTACATTTttgtcaaagaaatggCCGAAGATGGTAAAGTAACCGCCAGAGATACTACTATGACTTTCACTtgtttcgttttcttcgaCATGTTCAACGCTTTGGCATGTAGACACAACACAAAAtcaatatttgaaattggcTTTTTCACGAACAAGATGTTCAACTATGCAGTTGGACTTTCTTTATTGGGTCAAATGTGTGCCATATAtataccattttttcaaagtatcTTCAAAACTGAACGTTTAGGATTTTCTGATATATTACTGTTGTTACTCATCAGTAGTACTGTATTCATCGTTGATGAATTGAGAAAACTGTGGGcaaggaaaatgaatgaaAGAGATCCGACGTATTATTCGAATGTTTGA